Part of the Coriobacteriaceae bacterium genome is shown below.
CCGCCGCTTACCTGCCTGCCGTCGCCGGCTTCCTGCTCGAGAAGGAGGTCGACACGCTGACCGGCATCTTCGCCGAGCCCGAGCGCCCCTTCGTCGCCATCGTCGGCGGTTCCAAGGTTTCCTCCAAGATCGGCGTTCTCGATCACCTCATCGACTCCGCTGATACCCTGATCATCGGTGGCGGCATGGCCTACACCTTCTTCCTGGCTCAGGGCCTGTCCGTCGGTCAGTCCCTCAAGGAAGAGGACTGGGTCGAGCGCGCCGGTGAGATGCTCAAGAAGGCCGAGGAGAAGGGCGTCAAGATCCTGCTCCCCATCGACAACCGCGTTGCTGATCACTTTGGCGAGGATGCTGTCCCCGAGGTTGTCGCTTCCGACGCTATCCCCGACGACCGTGAGGGTATGGACATCGGCCCCAAGACCGAGGAGCTCTACGCCGAGGCTGTCAAGGGTGCCAAGACTGTGTTCTGGAATGGCCCCATGGGCGTCTTCGAGTTCGATAACTTCGCTCACGGCACCCAGGCTATCGCCGAGGCTGTCGCCGAGGCTGATTGCACCTCGATCATCGGTGGTGGCGACTCTGTCGCAGCCGTCAACAAGTTCAACCTGGCCGACAAGATGAGCTGGATCTCTACCGGTGGTGGCGCTTCCATGGAGCTCGTCGAGGGTAAGGCCCTGCCCGGAGTGGAGGCGCTTCTCGATGCCTAATCGCACCCTTCTTATCGCTGGTAACTGGAAGATGAACAACGACGTCGCCGAGGCCGCCAAGCTCGCCGACGAGCTGGCTCAGGCTCTGCCCGAGGTTCCGGCTGGCGTCGAGGTGCTCGTCTGCCCTCCGACCATCGACATCACCACGGTTCATGACCGTATTCAGGCTGCCCCCATCGCCCTCGGTGCACAGAACGTGTACTGGGAGGCCAAGGGTGCCTTCACCGGTGAGTCTTCTTGCGACATGCTCAAGTCCGCTGGCTGCACCTACTGCATCATCGGTCACTCCGAGCGTCGTGATTACTTCCACGAGACCGACGAGGATCAGAACAAGAAGGCCAAGGCCCTCGTTGCCGCCGGTCTTGTTCCTGTCTTCTGCTGCGGCGAGTCCCTTGAGGTCCGCGAGGCCGGCACCTATGTCGAGCACGTCGTGAACCAGGTCAAGGCTGGTCTCGAGGGTCTCGAGATCACTTGCCCCAAGCAGGTCGTCGTCGCCTACGAGCCCATCTGGGCCATCGGCACCGGCAAGACCGCTACCGCCGAGGACGCTCAGGAGGTCTGCGGCGCTATCCGTGAGACCCTCAAGGAGATGTTCGGTGAGGAGCTCGCCGACGGCATCCGCGTTCTCTATGGTGGCTCTGCCAAGCCCGGCAACATCGCCGAGCTCGTCGCCAAGCCCGACGTCGACGGCGCCCTCGTGGGCGGCGCTTCGCTCAAGGCTGCCGACTTCGCCTCTATGGTCGTCAAGGCAGGCGAGTAGGACATATGGCACAGCGTCATCTTCCTGCACTCCTGATCATCATGGATGGTTGCGGCCTGGCTCCGGCCGATGGCGAGAACGCCGTCGCCGCTGCCAAGACGCCCTTCCTCGATAGCCTGTACGAGAAGTACCCCCACACCACGCTCGGCGCTTCGGGCGAGGACGTGGGTCTTCCCGATGGCCAGATGGGCAACTCCGAGGTGGGTCACCTCAACATCGGTGCCGGCCGCATCGTGTTCCAGGAGCTTTCGCGCATCAACAATGCCATCAAGGACGGCTCCATCGCCAAGAACGAGGTCTTCGTCAAGGCTATGGACGACGTCAAGGCTGACGGCAAGACTCTCCACCTCATGGGCCTTATGAGCCCTGGCGGTGTTCATTCTCATATGAGCCACGTCGAGGCTCTGGTCAAGATGGCTGCCGAGCACGGTGTCAAGACCGTTCGCGTCCACGCCTTCATGGATGGTCGCGACGTTGACCCGCAGTCCGGTGCCGGTTACATGAGTGAGTTCTGCGCCTTCCTGGCTAAGATCTCCGAGGAGACCGGTTGCGACGCTCGCGTTGCCACCGTCTCGGGCCGTTATTGGGCCATGGACCGCGACAACCGTTGGGAGCGCATCCAGCGCGCCTACGATGTCATGGTCAACGCATCCGATGCCGATACCGACCCTGTTGCCGGTATCAAGGCCTACTACGAGAAGGATCCGCGCGGCGACGAGTTCGTCGAGCCCTTCGCTGCCCACAACGAGGGCATCCACGAGGGCGACGCGGCCATCTTCTTCAACTTCCGTCCCGACCGCGCTCGTCAGATGACTCGCGTGTTCACGGACAAGGAGTTCGACGGCTTTGAGCGCGAGCAGATCAAGCTTTCGCACTTTGTGACGATGACCGAGTACGACCCGACGTTTGACGTCGAGGTCGCCTTCCCCAAGACGTTCCCCGAGAACGTTCTGGCCGACGTTATCGCCGCCAATGGCCTGAAGCAGCTGCACACCGCCGAGACCGAGAAGTACGCCCACGTGACGTTCTTCCTCAACGGCGGCATCGAGGAGCCCAAGGAGGGCGAGGAGCGCGTGCTCGTCGCTTCTCCCAAGGTCGCTACCTACGACCTGCAACCTGAGATGAGCGCTCCCGAGGTTACCGAGAAGCTTGTCGCCGCCATCAACGAGGATCGCGCTGATTTCTACATCGTGAACTTCGCAAACTGCGACATGGTTGGTCACACCGGTGTCTTCGACGCTGCCGTTAAGGCCGTCGAGGCTGTTGACGATGCCCTGTCCAAGGTTGTCCCGGCGATTCTCGCTAAGGGCGGCTTTGCGCTGATTACCGCCGATCACGGCAACGCCGATCACATGTTTGACGTTGCTTCCGACGGTTC
Proteins encoded:
- a CDS encoding phosphoglycerate kinase produces the protein MAFTKKTVRDIDVDGKRVLVRVDFNVPIKDGVVGDTTRIKAALPTINYLVEHNARVILMSHLGRPEGTGFQPELSLEPVAKKLAELSGLDVAFVADTYGEKAAEAVAAVEPGKVLVLENVRFDKREKKNDPEIAKKLASYGDVFVLDAFGTAHRAQGSVVGPAAYLPAVAGFLLEKEVDTLTGIFAEPERPFVAIVGGSKVSSKIGVLDHLIDSADTLIIGGGMAYTFFLAQGLSVGQSLKEEDWVERAGEMLKKAEEKGVKILLPIDNRVADHFGEDAVPEVVASDAIPDDREGMDIGPKTEELYAEAVKGAKTVFWNGPMGVFEFDNFAHGTQAIAEAVAEADCTSIIGGGDSVAAVNKFNLADKMSWISTGGGASMELVEGKALPGVEALLDA
- the gpmI gene encoding 2,3-bisphosphoglycerate-independent phosphoglycerate mutase, which translates into the protein MAQRHLPALLIIMDGCGLAPADGENAVAAAKTPFLDSLYEKYPHTTLGASGEDVGLPDGQMGNSEVGHLNIGAGRIVFQELSRINNAIKDGSIAKNEVFVKAMDDVKADGKTLHLMGLMSPGGVHSHMSHVEALVKMAAEHGVKTVRVHAFMDGRDVDPQSGAGYMSEFCAFLAKISEETGCDARVATVSGRYWAMDRDNRWERIQRAYDVMVNASDADTDPVAGIKAYYEKDPRGDEFVEPFAAHNEGIHEGDAAIFFNFRPDRARQMTRVFTDKEFDGFEREQIKLSHFVTMTEYDPTFDVEVAFPKTFPENVLADVIAANGLKQLHTAETEKYAHVTFFLNGGIEEPKEGEERVLVASPKVATYDLQPEMSAPEVTEKLVAAINEDRADFYIVNFANCDMVGHTGVFDAAVKAVEAVDDALSKVVPAILAKGGFALITADHGNADHMFDVASDGSKHPFTAHTTNRVPFIIVDEKAQLTGIEDGRLSDIAPTMLTMAGIEPSAEMTGRVLATEA
- the tpiA gene encoding triose-phosphate isomerase — translated: MPNRTLLIAGNWKMNNDVAEAAKLADELAQALPEVPAGVEVLVCPPTIDITTVHDRIQAAPIALGAQNVYWEAKGAFTGESSCDMLKSAGCTYCIIGHSERRDYFHETDEDQNKKAKALVAAGLVPVFCCGESLEVREAGTYVEHVVNQVKAGLEGLEITCPKQVVVAYEPIWAIGTGKTATAEDAQEVCGAIRETLKEMFGEELADGIRVLYGGSAKPGNIAELVAKPDVDGALVGGASLKAADFASMVVKAGE